From Euwallacea similis isolate ESF13 chromosome 11, ESF131.1, whole genome shotgun sequence, the proteins below share one genomic window:
- the LOC136412216 gene encoding hexokinase type 2-like isoform X5 — MGYRRDIQAHPLIREKCRELVYDNETLKKIQEIFLDNIQRGLAKGTHKKATVKCFPTYVQDLPDGTETGKFLALDLGGTNFRVLLIELSGEHFEMKSKIFAIPQHIMLGSGEQLFDHIAECLAIFVKEEQVQHETLPLGFTFSFPLAQKGLTVGILERWTKGFNCSNVVGNDVVQMLNEAIDRRGDVKIEVCAILNDTTGTLMSCAWKNRDCRIGLIVGTGNNGCYVEKQENAELFDDTDAGSGKVIINLEMGAFGDDGCLDFVRSDYDNEVDRHSINPGSQLLEKMISGMYMGELVRLALERFTKEGLLFGGKGSDLLFERGRFYTKYVSEIESDEPGMFTNQKEILEELGLKHATEQDYVNVRFICECISRRAAHLASATITTLLHKMNEKRVTVGVDGSVYRYHPHFRNLMMEKIKELCDPSIEFDLMLSEDGSGRGAALVAAVAARQKKKMLAT; from the exons AttagagaaaaatgcagaGAGCTGGTTTATGACAATGAGACATTGAAGAAAATCCAGGAAATCTTCCTGGATAACATCCAGAGAGGGTTAGCCAAAGGCACTCACAAAAAAGCGACTGTCAAATGCTTTCCCACCTATGTGCAAGACTTACCCGATGGCACTG AAACAGGAAAATTTCTGGCTCTTGACCTGGGCGGTACCAATTTCCGCGTCCTGCTCATCGAACTCAGTGGCGAACACTTCGAGATGAAGTCGAAAATTTTCGCCATTCCACAACACATCATGCTCGGCTCGGGTGAACAGCTCTTTGATCACATTGCCGAGTGTTTGGCCATTTTCGTTAAAGAAGAGCAG GTCCAACACGAAACTCTGCCTTTAGGCTTTACATTCAGTTTCCCGTTGGCTCAAAAAGGGCTCACAGTAGGCATTTTGGAGCGCTGGACTAAAGGCTTCAATTGTTCTAATGTGGTGGGCAACGATGTGGTGCAAATGTTGAATGAAGCTATTGATAGAAGAGGg GATGTTAAGATCGAGGTGTGCGCCATCTTGAACGATACCACCGGAACGCTGATGTCTTGTGCATGGAAAAACCGCGACTGTAGAATCGGCCTAATTGTTG GTACTGGCAACAATGGGTGCTACGTGGAAAAACAGGAAAACGCAGAGCTCTTCGATGACACTGATGCCGGCTCCGGAAAAGTTATAATTAACCTTGAGATGGGAGCTTTTGGCGACGATGGTTGTCTAGATTTCGTGCGCTCGGACTACGATAATGAAGTCGACAGGCACTCTATCAACCCTGGCAGTCAATT gTTGGAAAAAATGATATCTGGCATGTACATGGGAGAACTAGTCAGATTAGCTTTAGAGAGATTTACCAAAGAGGGCCTACTTTTCGGCGGAAAAGGCTCGGATTTACTCTTCGAACGAGGCCGATTTTACACTAAATACGTTTCTGAAATTGAGAGCGACGAGCCTGGAATGTTCACCAATCAAAAGGAGATTTTAGAGGAATtag GATTGAAACACGCCACTGAACAAGATTATGTCAATGTGAGATTTATTTGCGAATGTATAAGCAGGCGAGCTGCCCATTTAGCGTCGGCCACTATTACAACACTACTGCACAAAATGAACGAGAAAAGGGTGACAGTGGGCGTTGACGGGTCAGTATACCGCTACCATCCGCATTTCCGCAATTTAATGATGGAGAAAATTAAGGAATTGTGCGATCCTAGCATTGAG TTTGACCTGATGTTGTCCGAAGACGGATCAGGAAGGGGGGCCGCGCTGGTAGCGGCTGTGGCAGCTCGTCAAAAGAAAAAGATGCTGGCCACATGA
- the LOC136412219 gene encoding uncharacterized protein: MLSALGMGELEMVSQRLIDDDKVLSEIYVTGNLIARTEQNLTVVNQTAITVNTTEETAEDFLKKTGGFNASFNSYLAFDKEGKLIKFKSTVHPECFESTDGEMIEATIKSFVTIMLETESLDEVCEQLHTDLQNQYPDMKFVVINSPEEDSYVDRDFKITLTYHYTENSNMNNFKYIVYGKNIHRAV; the protein is encoded by the exons ATGCTCTCAGCTTTGGGCATGGGAGAGCTGGAAATGGTATCGCAGAGGCTGATCGACGATGACAAGGTTTTAAGTGAGATTTATGTAACTGGAAATTTGATT gcCAGAACTGAGCAGAACCTCACAGTGGTAAACCAAACTGCCATAACAGTAAATACGACCGAAGAGACTGCTGAGGATTTCTTAAAGAAAACTGGCGGTTTTAATGCATCTTTTAACAGCTATTTGGCTTTTGATAAAGAAGGGAAGTTGATCAAGTTCAAGAGCACAGTGCATCCAGAATGTTTT GAATCTACAGATGGAGAAATGATTGAGGCCACAATAAAATCTTTTGTAACCATCATGCTAGAAACCGAGTCTCTGGACGAAGTCTGTGAGCAGCTGCACACGGATTTGCAAAACCAATATCCAGACATGAAATTTGTGGTCATAAATAGCCCCGAAGAGGACTCCTACGTGGATAGGGATTTCAAGATAACACTGACTTACCATTATACTGAAAATTCCaacatgaataattttaaatacatagtTTACGGCAAGAACATACATCGGGCAGTCTAA
- the LOC136412216 gene encoding hexokinase type 2-like isoform X2: protein MRVKRVISILNDLGRVERDHGHQHEEEYEHAVRNHVSNEIREKCRELVYDNETLKKIQEIFLDNIQRGLAKGTHKKATVKCFPTYVQDLPDGTETGKFLALDLGGTNFRVLLIELSGEHFEMKSKIFAIPQHIMLGSGEQLFDHIAECLAIFVKEEQVQHETLPLGFTFSFPLAQKGLTVGILERWTKGFNCSNVVGNDVVQMLNEAIDRRGDVHIDVMAVLNDSTGTLMSCAWLNKNCRVGIIVGTGNNGCYVEKQENAELFDDTDAGSGKVIINLEMGAFGDDGCLDFVRSDYDNEVDRHSINPGSQLLEKMISGMYMGELVRLALERFTKEGLLFGGKGSDLLFERGRFYTKYVSEIESDEPGMFTNQKEILEELGLKHATEQDYVNVRFICECISRRAAHLASATITTLLHKMNEKRVTVGVDGSVYRYHPHFRNLMMEKIKELCDPSIEFDLMLSEDGSGRGAALVAAVAARQKKKMLAT from the exons AttagagaaaaatgcagaGAGCTGGTTTATGACAATGAGACATTGAAGAAAATCCAGGAAATCTTCCTGGATAACATCCAGAGAGGGTTAGCCAAAGGCACTCACAAAAAAGCGACTGTCAAATGCTTTCCCACCTATGTGCAAGACTTACCCGATGGCACTG AAACAGGAAAATTTCTGGCTCTTGACCTGGGCGGTACCAATTTCCGCGTCCTGCTCATCGAACTCAGTGGCGAACACTTCGAGATGAAGTCGAAAATTTTCGCCATTCCACAACACATCATGCTCGGCTCGGGTGAACAGCTCTTTGATCACATTGCCGAGTGTTTGGCCATTTTCGTTAAAGAAGAGCAG GTCCAACACGAAACTCTGCCTTTAGGCTTTACATTCAGTTTCCCGTTGGCTCAAAAAGGGCTCACAGTAGGCATTTTGGAGCGCTGGACTAAAGGCTTCAATTGTTCTAATGTGGTGGGCAACGATGTGGTGCAAATGTTGAATGAAGCTATTGATAGAAGAGGg GACGTACACATTGACGTCATGGCGGTTTTAAACGATTCCACGGGTACGCTAATGTCATGCGCTTGgttaaacaaaaattgcagAGTTGGCATCATTGTGG GTACTGGCAACAATGGGTGCTACGTGGAAAAACAGGAAAACGCAGAGCTCTTCGATGACACTGATGCCGGCTCCGGAAAAGTTATAATTAACCTTGAGATGGGAGCTTTTGGCGACGATGGTTGTCTAGATTTCGTGCGCTCGGACTACGATAATGAAGTCGACAGGCACTCTATCAACCCTGGCAGTCAATT gTTGGAAAAAATGATATCTGGCATGTACATGGGAGAACTAGTCAGATTAGCTTTAGAGAGATTTACCAAAGAGGGCCTACTTTTCGGCGGAAAAGGCTCGGATTTACTCTTCGAACGAGGCCGATTTTACACTAAATACGTTTCTGAAATTGAGAGCGACGAGCCTGGAATGTTCACCAATCAAAAGGAGATTTTAGAGGAATtag GATTGAAACACGCCACTGAACAAGATTATGTCAATGTGAGATTTATTTGCGAATGTATAAGCAGGCGAGCTGCCCATTTAGCGTCGGCCACTATTACAACACTACTGCACAAAATGAACGAGAAAAGGGTGACAGTGGGCGTTGACGGGTCAGTATACCGCTACCATCCGCATTTCCGCAATTTAATGATGGAGAAAATTAAGGAATTGTGCGATCCTAGCATTGAG TTTGACCTGATGTTGTCCGAAGACGGATCAGGAAGGGGGGCCGCGCTGGTAGCGGCTGTGGCAGCTCGTCAAAAGAAAAAGATGCTGGCCACATGA
- the LOC136412216 gene encoding hexokinase type 2-like isoform X1 has product MRVKRVISILNDLGRVERDHGHQHEEEYEHAVRNHVSNEIREKCRELVYDNETLKKIQEIFLDNIQRGLAKGTHKKATVKCFPTYVQDLPDGTETGKFLALDLGGTNFRVLLIELSGEHFEMKSKIFAIPQHIMLGSGEQLFDHIAECLAIFVKEEQVQHETLPLGFTFSFPLAQKGLTVGILERWTKGFNCSNVVGNDVVQMLNEAIDRRGDVKIEVCAILNDTTGTLMSCAWKNRDCRIGLIVGTGNNGCYVEKQENAELFDDTDAGSGKVIINLEMGAFGDDGCLDFVRSDYDNEVDRHSINPGSQLLEKMISGMYMGELVRLALERFTKEGLLFGGKGSDLLFERGRFYTKYVSEIESDEPGMFTNQKEILEELGLKHATEQDYVNVRFICECISRRAAHLASATITTLLHKMNEKRVTVGVDGSVYRYHPHFRNLMMEKIKELCDPSIEFDLMLSEDGSGRGAALVAAVAARQKKKMLAT; this is encoded by the exons AttagagaaaaatgcagaGAGCTGGTTTATGACAATGAGACATTGAAGAAAATCCAGGAAATCTTCCTGGATAACATCCAGAGAGGGTTAGCCAAAGGCACTCACAAAAAAGCGACTGTCAAATGCTTTCCCACCTATGTGCAAGACTTACCCGATGGCACTG AAACAGGAAAATTTCTGGCTCTTGACCTGGGCGGTACCAATTTCCGCGTCCTGCTCATCGAACTCAGTGGCGAACACTTCGAGATGAAGTCGAAAATTTTCGCCATTCCACAACACATCATGCTCGGCTCGGGTGAACAGCTCTTTGATCACATTGCCGAGTGTTTGGCCATTTTCGTTAAAGAAGAGCAG GTCCAACACGAAACTCTGCCTTTAGGCTTTACATTCAGTTTCCCGTTGGCTCAAAAAGGGCTCACAGTAGGCATTTTGGAGCGCTGGACTAAAGGCTTCAATTGTTCTAATGTGGTGGGCAACGATGTGGTGCAAATGTTGAATGAAGCTATTGATAGAAGAGGg GATGTTAAGATCGAGGTGTGCGCCATCTTGAACGATACCACCGGAACGCTGATGTCTTGTGCATGGAAAAACCGCGACTGTAGAATCGGCCTAATTGTTG GTACTGGCAACAATGGGTGCTACGTGGAAAAACAGGAAAACGCAGAGCTCTTCGATGACACTGATGCCGGCTCCGGAAAAGTTATAATTAACCTTGAGATGGGAGCTTTTGGCGACGATGGTTGTCTAGATTTCGTGCGCTCGGACTACGATAATGAAGTCGACAGGCACTCTATCAACCCTGGCAGTCAATT gTTGGAAAAAATGATATCTGGCATGTACATGGGAGAACTAGTCAGATTAGCTTTAGAGAGATTTACCAAAGAGGGCCTACTTTTCGGCGGAAAAGGCTCGGATTTACTCTTCGAACGAGGCCGATTTTACACTAAATACGTTTCTGAAATTGAGAGCGACGAGCCTGGAATGTTCACCAATCAAAAGGAGATTTTAGAGGAATtag GATTGAAACACGCCACTGAACAAGATTATGTCAATGTGAGATTTATTTGCGAATGTATAAGCAGGCGAGCTGCCCATTTAGCGTCGGCCACTATTACAACACTACTGCACAAAATGAACGAGAAAAGGGTGACAGTGGGCGTTGACGGGTCAGTATACCGCTACCATCCGCATTTCCGCAATTTAATGATGGAGAAAATTAAGGAATTGTGCGATCCTAGCATTGAG TTTGACCTGATGTTGTCCGAAGACGGATCAGGAAGGGGGGCCGCGCTGGTAGCGGCTGTGGCAGCTCGTCAAAAGAAAAAGATGCTGGCCACATGA
- the LOC136412216 gene encoding hexokinase type 2-like isoform X4 has product MKCKKVDLSSFVTPEIREKCRELVYDNETLKKIQEIFLDNIQRGLAKGTHKKATVKCFPTYVQDLPDGTETGKFLALDLGGTNFRVLLIELSGEHFEMKSKIFAIPQHIMLGSGEQLFDHIAECLAIFVKEEQVQHETLPLGFTFSFPLAQKGLTVGILERWTKGFNCSNVVGNDVVQMLNEAIDRRGDVKIEVCAILNDTTGTLMSCAWKNRDCRIGLIVGTGNNGCYVEKQENAELFDDTDAGSGKVIINLEMGAFGDDGCLDFVRSDYDNEVDRHSINPGSQLLEKMISGMYMGELVRLALERFTKEGLLFGGKGSDLLFERGRFYTKYVSEIESDEPGMFTNQKEILEELGLKHATEQDYVNVRFICECISRRAAHLASATITTLLHKMNEKRVTVGVDGSVYRYHPHFRNLMMEKIKELCDPSIEFDLMLSEDGSGRGAALVAAVAARQKKKMLAT; this is encoded by the exons AttagagaaaaatgcagaGAGCTGGTTTATGACAATGAGACATTGAAGAAAATCCAGGAAATCTTCCTGGATAACATCCAGAGAGGGTTAGCCAAAGGCACTCACAAAAAAGCGACTGTCAAATGCTTTCCCACCTATGTGCAAGACTTACCCGATGGCACTG AAACAGGAAAATTTCTGGCTCTTGACCTGGGCGGTACCAATTTCCGCGTCCTGCTCATCGAACTCAGTGGCGAACACTTCGAGATGAAGTCGAAAATTTTCGCCATTCCACAACACATCATGCTCGGCTCGGGTGAACAGCTCTTTGATCACATTGCCGAGTGTTTGGCCATTTTCGTTAAAGAAGAGCAG GTCCAACACGAAACTCTGCCTTTAGGCTTTACATTCAGTTTCCCGTTGGCTCAAAAAGGGCTCACAGTAGGCATTTTGGAGCGCTGGACTAAAGGCTTCAATTGTTCTAATGTGGTGGGCAACGATGTGGTGCAAATGTTGAATGAAGCTATTGATAGAAGAGGg GATGTTAAGATCGAGGTGTGCGCCATCTTGAACGATACCACCGGAACGCTGATGTCTTGTGCATGGAAAAACCGCGACTGTAGAATCGGCCTAATTGTTG GTACTGGCAACAATGGGTGCTACGTGGAAAAACAGGAAAACGCAGAGCTCTTCGATGACACTGATGCCGGCTCCGGAAAAGTTATAATTAACCTTGAGATGGGAGCTTTTGGCGACGATGGTTGTCTAGATTTCGTGCGCTCGGACTACGATAATGAAGTCGACAGGCACTCTATCAACCCTGGCAGTCAATT gTTGGAAAAAATGATATCTGGCATGTACATGGGAGAACTAGTCAGATTAGCTTTAGAGAGATTTACCAAAGAGGGCCTACTTTTCGGCGGAAAAGGCTCGGATTTACTCTTCGAACGAGGCCGATTTTACACTAAATACGTTTCTGAAATTGAGAGCGACGAGCCTGGAATGTTCACCAATCAAAAGGAGATTTTAGAGGAATtag GATTGAAACACGCCACTGAACAAGATTATGTCAATGTGAGATTTATTTGCGAATGTATAAGCAGGCGAGCTGCCCATTTAGCGTCGGCCACTATTACAACACTACTGCACAAAATGAACGAGAAAAGGGTGACAGTGGGCGTTGACGGGTCAGTATACCGCTACCATCCGCATTTCCGCAATTTAATGATGGAGAAAATTAAGGAATTGTGCGATCCTAGCATTGAG TTTGACCTGATGTTGTCCGAAGACGGATCAGGAAGGGGGGCCGCGCTGGTAGCGGCTGTGGCAGCTCGTCAAAAGAAAAAGATGCTGGCCACATGA
- the LOC136412216 gene encoding hexokinase type 2-like isoform X6: protein MAGKTEPNIREKCRELVYDNETLKKIQEIFLDNIQRGLAKGTHKKATVKCFPTYVQDLPDGTETGKFLALDLGGTNFRVLLIELSGEHFEMKSKIFAIPQHIMLGSGEQLFDHIAECLAIFVKEEQVQHETLPLGFTFSFPLAQKGLTVGILERWTKGFNCSNVVGNDVVQMLNEAIDRRGDVKIEVCAILNDTTGTLMSCAWKNRDCRIGLIVGTGNNGCYVEKQENAELFDDTDAGSGKVIINLEMGAFGDDGCLDFVRSDYDNEVDRHSINPGSQLLEKMISGMYMGELVRLALERFTKEGLLFGGKGSDLLFERGRFYTKYVSEIESDEPGMFTNQKEILEELGLKHATEQDYVNVRFICECISRRAAHLASATITTLLHKMNEKRVTVGVDGSVYRYHPHFRNLMMEKIKELCDPSIEFDLMLSEDGSGRGAALVAAVAARQKKKMLAT, encoded by the exons AttagagaaaaatgcagaGAGCTGGTTTATGACAATGAGACATTGAAGAAAATCCAGGAAATCTTCCTGGATAACATCCAGAGAGGGTTAGCCAAAGGCACTCACAAAAAAGCGACTGTCAAATGCTTTCCCACCTATGTGCAAGACTTACCCGATGGCACTG AAACAGGAAAATTTCTGGCTCTTGACCTGGGCGGTACCAATTTCCGCGTCCTGCTCATCGAACTCAGTGGCGAACACTTCGAGATGAAGTCGAAAATTTTCGCCATTCCACAACACATCATGCTCGGCTCGGGTGAACAGCTCTTTGATCACATTGCCGAGTGTTTGGCCATTTTCGTTAAAGAAGAGCAG GTCCAACACGAAACTCTGCCTTTAGGCTTTACATTCAGTTTCCCGTTGGCTCAAAAAGGGCTCACAGTAGGCATTTTGGAGCGCTGGACTAAAGGCTTCAATTGTTCTAATGTGGTGGGCAACGATGTGGTGCAAATGTTGAATGAAGCTATTGATAGAAGAGGg GATGTTAAGATCGAGGTGTGCGCCATCTTGAACGATACCACCGGAACGCTGATGTCTTGTGCATGGAAAAACCGCGACTGTAGAATCGGCCTAATTGTTG GTACTGGCAACAATGGGTGCTACGTGGAAAAACAGGAAAACGCAGAGCTCTTCGATGACACTGATGCCGGCTCCGGAAAAGTTATAATTAACCTTGAGATGGGAGCTTTTGGCGACGATGGTTGTCTAGATTTCGTGCGCTCGGACTACGATAATGAAGTCGACAGGCACTCTATCAACCCTGGCAGTCAATT gTTGGAAAAAATGATATCTGGCATGTACATGGGAGAACTAGTCAGATTAGCTTTAGAGAGATTTACCAAAGAGGGCCTACTTTTCGGCGGAAAAGGCTCGGATTTACTCTTCGAACGAGGCCGATTTTACACTAAATACGTTTCTGAAATTGAGAGCGACGAGCCTGGAATGTTCACCAATCAAAAGGAGATTTTAGAGGAATtag GATTGAAACACGCCACTGAACAAGATTATGTCAATGTGAGATTTATTTGCGAATGTATAAGCAGGCGAGCTGCCCATTTAGCGTCGGCCACTATTACAACACTACTGCACAAAATGAACGAGAAAAGGGTGACAGTGGGCGTTGACGGGTCAGTATACCGCTACCATCCGCATTTCCGCAATTTAATGATGGAGAAAATTAAGGAATTGTGCGATCCTAGCATTGAG TTTGACCTGATGTTGTCCGAAGACGGATCAGGAAGGGGGGCCGCGCTGGTAGCGGCTGTGGCAGCTCGTCAAAAGAAAAAGATGCTGGCCACATGA
- the LOC136412216 gene encoding hexokinase type 2-like isoform X3, with translation MRVKRVISILNDLGRVERDHGHQHEEEYEHAVRNHVSNEIREKCRELVYDNETLKKIQEIFLDNIQRGLAKGTHKKATVKCFPTYVQDLPDGTETGKFLALDLGGTNFRVLLIELSGEHFEMKSKIFAIPQHIMLGSGEQLFDHIAECLAIFVKEEQVQHETLPLGFTFSFPLAQKGLTVGILERWTKGFNCSNVVGNDVVQMLNEAIDRRGDFKINLTAILNDSTGTLMSCAWRNPNTRISMIVGTGNNGCYVEKQENAELFDDTDAGSGKVIINLEMGAFGDDGCLDFVRSDYDNEVDRHSINPGSQLLEKMISGMYMGELVRLALERFTKEGLLFGGKGSDLLFERGRFYTKYVSEIESDEPGMFTNQKEILEELGLKHATEQDYVNVRFICECISRRAAHLASATITTLLHKMNEKRVTVGVDGSVYRYHPHFRNLMMEKIKELCDPSIEFDLMLSEDGSGRGAALVAAVAARQKKKMLAT, from the exons AttagagaaaaatgcagaGAGCTGGTTTATGACAATGAGACATTGAAGAAAATCCAGGAAATCTTCCTGGATAACATCCAGAGAGGGTTAGCCAAAGGCACTCACAAAAAAGCGACTGTCAAATGCTTTCCCACCTATGTGCAAGACTTACCCGATGGCACTG AAACAGGAAAATTTCTGGCTCTTGACCTGGGCGGTACCAATTTCCGCGTCCTGCTCATCGAACTCAGTGGCGAACACTTCGAGATGAAGTCGAAAATTTTCGCCATTCCACAACACATCATGCTCGGCTCGGGTGAACAGCTCTTTGATCACATTGCCGAGTGTTTGGCCATTTTCGTTAAAGAAGAGCAG GTCCAACACGAAACTCTGCCTTTAGGCTTTACATTCAGTTTCCCGTTGGCTCAAAAAGGGCTCACAGTAGGCATTTTGGAGCGCTGGACTAAAGGCTTCAATTGTTCTAATGTGGTGGGCAACGATGTGGTGCAAATGTTGAATGAAGCTATTGATAGAAGAGGg gactttaaaattaatttaacagcAATTTTAAACGACAGTACTGGTACTTTAATGTCATGTGCCTGGAGAAATCCCAATACCAGAATTAGTATGATCGTGG GTACTGGCAACAATGGGTGCTACGTGGAAAAACAGGAAAACGCAGAGCTCTTCGATGACACTGATGCCGGCTCCGGAAAAGTTATAATTAACCTTGAGATGGGAGCTTTTGGCGACGATGGTTGTCTAGATTTCGTGCGCTCGGACTACGATAATGAAGTCGACAGGCACTCTATCAACCCTGGCAGTCAATT gTTGGAAAAAATGATATCTGGCATGTACATGGGAGAACTAGTCAGATTAGCTTTAGAGAGATTTACCAAAGAGGGCCTACTTTTCGGCGGAAAAGGCTCGGATTTACTCTTCGAACGAGGCCGATTTTACACTAAATACGTTTCTGAAATTGAGAGCGACGAGCCTGGAATGTTCACCAATCAAAAGGAGATTTTAGAGGAATtag GATTGAAACACGCCACTGAACAAGATTATGTCAATGTGAGATTTATTTGCGAATGTATAAGCAGGCGAGCTGCCCATTTAGCGTCGGCCACTATTACAACACTACTGCACAAAATGAACGAGAAAAGGGTGACAGTGGGCGTTGACGGGTCAGTATACCGCTACCATCCGCATTTCCGCAATTTAATGATGGAGAAAATTAAGGAATTGTGCGATCCTAGCATTGAG TTTGACCTGATGTTGTCCGAAGACGGATCAGGAAGGGGGGCCGCGCTGGTAGCGGCTGTGGCAGCTCGTCAAAAGAAAAAGATGCTGGCCACATGA